In Pseudomonas sp. DNDY-54, a genomic segment contains:
- a CDS encoding alpha/beta hydrolase: MPSRIDPDALRAQLRPITQGAELSHDARYYQAYYGLDLLHHRNVQRRLGRFSVHDYEVAAQSWCPEQPVATLLVLHGYYDHMGLYRHVVDWGLRMGFAVLACDLPGHGLSSGPRASINEFAEYQAVLQGLLREALDLELPQPWHLLGQSTGAAIVLDYLLNQPEHPQPGRGILLAPLVRPRAWGWSRLSYEVARRFVTQIPRRFSENSGDPAFLDFIQTKDPLQPDILPTAWVGALSRWIPRIEGSPRSLHSPIIVQGEADMTVDWQHNLPVLERSFTAPDILRLPGARHHLVNERETIRRAYFDFLSERLS, encoded by the coding sequence ATGCCTTCGCGAATCGACCCCGACGCGCTTCGTGCCCAGCTCCGTCCTATAACGCAGGGCGCCGAGCTTAGCCACGACGCGCGTTACTACCAGGCCTATTACGGTTTGGATCTGCTGCACCACCGCAACGTCCAGCGGCGCCTGGGGCGCTTTTCGGTACATGACTACGAGGTCGCCGCGCAGTCCTGGTGTCCCGAGCAACCGGTGGCGACGCTGTTGGTGCTGCACGGGTATTACGACCACATGGGTCTCTACCGACACGTGGTGGACTGGGGGTTGCGCATGGGATTTGCGGTGCTTGCCTGTGACCTGCCGGGGCATGGCCTGTCCAGCGGGCCGCGGGCCAGCATCAATGAGTTCGCTGAGTATCAGGCGGTACTGCAGGGTCTTCTGCGCGAAGCGCTGGACCTGGAGCTCCCGCAGCCTTGGCACTTGCTCGGACAGAGCACGGGAGCCGCGATTGTGCTCGATTACCTGCTCAACCAACCGGAGCACCCGCAACCAGGGCGGGGCATCCTGCTAGCACCTCTGGTGCGGCCACGCGCATGGGGCTGGTCGCGACTCAGCTACGAAGTCGCGCGGCGCTTCGTCACGCAAATCCCCCGCCGCTTCAGTGAGAACTCCGGCGATCCGGCCTTTCTCGACTTCATTCAGACAAAAGACCCGCTGCAGCCGGACATCCTGCCGACCGCCTGGGTCGGCGCGCTGTCCCGCTGGATCCCTCGGATCGAGGGGTCGCCGCGCAGCCTGCACAGTCCGATCATCGTGCAAGGGGAGGCCGACATGACCGTGGACTGGCAACACAATCTCCCCGTCCTCGAGCGCTCCTTTACCGCCCCGGACATCCTTCGACTTCCGGGTGCGCGTCATCATCTGGTCAACGAGCGCGAAACCATTCGCCGTGCGTACTTCGATTTTCTCAGCGAACGGCTGAGTTAA
- a CDS encoding DUF6436 domain-containing protein: protein MSVRNKYLLAALIALLWGGAMLAAFWWFEARYLRPFATERAELFSGDNLALPGSLGGPGPVRVVHFWDPACPCNAGNQQHLADLLQRFGSQGVSFYALQKPGTQGRLPLQLSGLQTLTTLPGSHSLPASPAVGIWDASGRLVYVGPYSEGAVCNSSNSFIEPIIEAVLAGRKVTATHSLAVGCFCDWGERQPAND, encoded by the coding sequence ATGTCCGTACGCAACAAATATCTGCTCGCAGCATTGATCGCGCTGCTATGGGGCGGTGCCATGCTGGCGGCCTTCTGGTGGTTCGAGGCACGCTACCTGCGGCCATTCGCAACCGAACGCGCTGAGCTGTTCTCTGGTGACAACCTGGCATTGCCCGGCAGCCTGGGAGGCCCTGGACCCGTTCGCGTGGTGCATTTCTGGGACCCGGCATGCCCATGCAATGCGGGCAACCAGCAGCACCTGGCCGACCTGCTGCAACGCTTCGGCAGCCAAGGGGTGAGCTTCTATGCGCTGCAGAAGCCAGGCACCCAAGGGCGCCTACCGCTGCAACTGAGCGGCCTGCAGACCCTCACAACCCTGCCCGGCTCGCACAGCCTGCCCGCCAGCCCCGCAGTCGGAATCTGGGACGCGAGCGGCCGCCTGGTCTATGTCGGTCCCTACAGCGAAGGCGCAGTGTGCAACTCCAGCAACAGCTTCATCGAACCGATCATCGAGGCGGTGTTGGCGGGTCGCAAGGTCACCGCCACGCATTCACTCGCAGTGGGCTGCTTTTGCGATTGGGGCGAGCGCCAGCCTGCCAATGATTGA
- a CDS encoding gamma-glutamyl-gamma-aminobutyrate hydrolase family protein has translation MPRVPLIGVSACTRQIGHHSFHIAGDKYLRAAAVAGMPLVIPALGDLIDPAALLDSVDGLLFTGSPSNVEPHHYGGPASAEGTPHDPSRDQLTLPLIRAAVETGIPVFGVCRGFQEMNVAFGGSLHQKVHEAGPFADHRERADDPVEVQYGLSHPVHVQPGGLFEQIGLPTQIEVNSVHGQGVERLGHGLRIEALAPDGLIEAFSVEGARSFALGVQWHPEWKVHEHPYYLALFEGFARACQERAGRR, from the coding sequence ATGCCTCGCGTGCCATTGATCGGCGTTTCGGCCTGTACCAGGCAGATCGGCCACCACAGTTTCCACATCGCCGGCGACAAGTACCTGCGCGCGGCGGCTGTAGCCGGTATGCCGCTGGTCATCCCGGCGCTCGGCGACCTGATTGATCCCGCTGCACTCCTTGATAGCGTAGACGGCCTGCTCTTTACCGGCTCGCCGTCCAATGTCGAGCCGCATCATTACGGCGGTCCCGCCAGTGCCGAAGGCACGCCCCATGACCCGTCGCGTGATCAGCTGACACTTCCTTTGATCCGCGCCGCGGTAGAGACCGGCATACCGGTGTTTGGCGTGTGTCGTGGCTTTCAGGAAATGAACGTCGCCTTTGGCGGCAGCTTGCATCAGAAGGTTCATGAAGCCGGTCCCTTCGCCGATCACCGCGAGCGAGCGGACGATCCGGTCGAGGTGCAGTACGGCCTCAGTCATCCGGTGCATGTTCAGCCCGGTGGCTTATTCGAACAGATCGGTCTTCCCACTCAGATTGAGGTCAATTCAGTGCACGGTCAGGGCGTGGAGCGGCTTGGCCATGGCCTGCGCATCGAGGCGCTGGCGCCGGACGGGTTGATCGAAGCGTTTTCCGTCGAGGGTGCGCGCAGCTTCGCCCTTGGCGTGCAGTGGCATCCGGAGTGGAAGGTGCATGAGCACCCTTACTACCTGGCATTGTTCGAGGGCTTTGCTCGCGCTTGCCAGGAACGCGCAGGACGGCGCTGA
- a CDS encoding glutamine synthetase family protein produces MSSKLDQLTGWLKERKITEVECLISDLTGIARGKISPTNKFLDEKGMRLPESVLLQTVTGDYVEDDIYYELLDPADIDMFCRPDPDAVFLVPWAIEPTAQVIHDTYDKMGNPIEISPRNILKRVLKMYADKGWQPIVAPEMEFYLTKRCEDPDLPFQPPIGRSGRQETGRQSFSIDAANEFDPLFEDMYDWCEAQGLDLDTLIHEEGTAQMEINFRHGEALHLADQILVFKRTMREAALKHNVAATFMAKPMTGEPGSAMHLHQSVVDLETGRNIFSNSDGTMSQLFLYHVGGLQKYIPELLPLFAPNVNSFRRFLPDTSAPVNVEWGEENRTVGLRVPDSDPQNRRVENRLPGADANPYLAIAASLLCGYIGMVEELTPSQPVKGRGYERRNLRLPLTLEAALERMENCRQLEKYLSPKFITGYVAVKRAEQENYHRVISSWEREFLMLSV; encoded by the coding sequence ATGTCCAGCAAGCTCGACCAGCTCACCGGCTGGCTGAAAGAACGCAAGATTACCGAGGTGGAATGCCTGATCAGCGACCTGACTGGCATTGCCCGCGGCAAGATTTCTCCCACCAACAAGTTCCTCGACGAAAAGGGCATGCGCCTGCCGGAAAGCGTGCTCCTGCAGACCGTCACCGGGGACTACGTCGAAGATGACATCTATTACGAGCTGCTCGACCCGGCGGACATCGACATGTTCTGCCGTCCCGATCCCGATGCCGTGTTTCTGGTGCCCTGGGCCATCGAGCCCACCGCCCAAGTAATTCACGACACCTACGACAAGATGGGCAACCCCATCGAGATTTCGCCACGCAACATCTTGAAGCGCGTGCTCAAGATGTATGCCGACAAGGGCTGGCAACCCATCGTTGCGCCGGAGATGGAGTTCTACCTGACCAAGCGCTGCGAAGATCCTGACCTGCCGTTTCAGCCGCCGATAGGGCGCTCGGGCCGCCAGGAGACGGGGCGGCAGTCGTTTTCCATCGACGCTGCCAACGAGTTCGACCCGCTGTTCGAGGACATGTACGACTGGTGCGAGGCCCAGGGGCTGGACCTGGACACGCTGATCCATGAGGAAGGCACCGCGCAGATGGAAATCAACTTCCGTCATGGCGAGGCGCTGCACCTAGCCGATCAGATCCTGGTGTTCAAACGCACCATGCGCGAGGCGGCGCTCAAGCACAACGTCGCCGCCACCTTCATGGCCAAACCCATGACGGGCGAGCCGGGCAGCGCCATGCACCTGCACCAGAGCGTGGTGGACCTGGAAACCGGGCGCAATATCTTCTCCAACAGCGACGGCACCATGAGCCAGCTGTTTCTGTATCACGTGGGCGGGCTGCAGAAGTACATCCCCGAGCTGCTGCCGCTGTTCGCGCCCAACGTTAATTCGTTCCGCCGCTTCCTGCCGGACACCTCGGCGCCGGTCAACGTGGAGTGGGGTGAAGAAAACCGCACCGTGGGCCTGCGCGTGCCGGACTCGGATCCGCAGAACCGCCGGGTCGAGAATCGTCTTCCGGGCGCCGATGCCAACCCGTACCTGGCCATCGCCGCCAGCCTGCTCTGCGGTTATATCGGCATGGTCGAGGAGCTGACGCCGAGCCAGCCGGTCAAGGGTCGCGGCTACGAGCGCCGGAACCTGCGCCTGCCGCTTACGCTGGAGGCGGCGCTGGAGCGGATGGAAAACTGCCGGCAGCTGGAAAAGTACCTGAGCCCGAAATTCATCACCGGCTATGTCGCGGTCAAGCGCGCCGAGCAGGAGAACTACCATCGGGTCATCAGTTCCTGGGAACGGGAGTTCCTGATGCTCTCGGTGTAA
- a CDS encoding aspartate aminotransferase family protein yields the protein MSDSQTQQWQALSRDHHLPPFTDFKALNAKGTRIITRGEGVYLWDSEGHKILDAMAGLWCVNLGYGREELVEAATKQMRELPYYNLFFQTAHPPALALAKAIAEIAPEGMNHVFFTGSGSEANDTVLRMVRHYWAIKGQPQKKVVIGRWNGYHGSTIAGASLGGMKAMHEQGDGPIPGIEHIDQPYWFGEGGDLDPEEFGVRVAQQLEQKILEVGEDKVAAFIAEPIQGAGGVIIPPDSYWPKIREILARYDILFIADEVICGFGRTGEWFGSDHYGNAPDLMPIAKGLTSGYLPMGGVVVRDEVVHTLNEGGEFYHGFTYSGHPVAAAVALENIRILREEKIVERVKTKTAPYLQSRWRELVEHPLVGEARGVGMLGALELVKNKKTRERFADPGVGMLCREHCFRNGLVMRAVGDTMIISPPLVINEEQIDELISKVRLCLDATAKDAVS from the coding sequence ATGAGCGATTCGCAAACCCAGCAGTGGCAAGCCCTGAGCCGCGACCATCACCTGCCGCCGTTCACTGATTTCAAGGCGCTGAATGCCAAGGGCACGCGCATCATCACCCGGGGCGAAGGCGTCTATCTGTGGGACAGTGAAGGTCACAAGATCCTCGACGCCATGGCGGGGCTCTGGTGCGTCAACCTCGGCTATGGCCGCGAGGAACTGGTCGAGGCGGCAACAAAGCAGATGCGTGAACTGCCTTACTACAACCTGTTCTTCCAGACGGCACACCCTCCGGCGCTCGCGCTGGCAAAGGCGATCGCCGAGATTGCACCGGAAGGCATGAACCACGTGTTTTTCACCGGCTCTGGCTCGGAAGCGAACGACACCGTGCTGCGCATGGTGCGTCATTACTGGGCGATCAAGGGCCAGCCGCAGAAGAAGGTGGTGATCGGTCGCTGGAACGGCTATCACGGCTCGACCATCGCCGGCGCCAGCCTTGGCGGTATGAAGGCCATGCACGAGCAGGGCGATGGCCCGATCCCGGGCATCGAGCACATCGACCAGCCCTACTGGTTCGGCGAGGGTGGTGATCTGGATCCGGAGGAATTCGGTGTCCGCGTCGCACAACAGTTGGAGCAGAAGATTCTAGAAGTCGGCGAAGACAAGGTCGCCGCCTTTATTGCCGAGCCGATCCAGGGCGCCGGCGGCGTGATCATTCCGCCGGACAGCTATTGGCCGAAGATTCGCGAAATCCTGGCCCGCTACGACATCCTGTTCATCGCTGACGAAGTGATCTGTGGCTTCGGCCGCACCGGCGAGTGGTTCGGCAGCGACCATTACGGCAACGCACCGGACTTGATGCCGATCGCCAAAGGCCTGACCTCGGGCTACCTGCCCATGGGTGGTGTGGTGGTGCGCGACGAAGTGGTGCACACGCTCAATGAAGGCGGCGAGTTCTATCACGGCTTCACGTATTCCGGGCACCCCGTGGCTGCGGCAGTGGCGCTGGAAAACATCCGCATCCTGCGCGAAGAGAAGATCGTCGAGCGGGTCAAGACAAAGACGGCACCCTATTTGCAGTCTCGCTGGCGTGAGCTGGTGGAGCATCCGCTGGTGGGCGAGGCGCGTGGCGTCGGCATGCTCGGCGCGCTGGAGCTGGTGAAGAACAAGAAAACCCGTGAGCGTTTTGCTGATCCGGGCGTCGGCATGCTGTGCCGCGAACATTGCTTCCGTAACGGCCTGGTGATGCGCGCCGTTGGGGACACCATGATCATTTCTCCACCGTTGGTGATCAACGAGGAGCAGATCGACGAGCTGATCAGCAAGGTGCGCCTGTGCCTGGACGCCACCGCGAAGGATGCCGTCAGCTGA
- a CDS encoding ABC transporter permease subunit translates to MKRYSFSNLILVLGLLFIYLPMVLLVIYSFNASRLVTVWGGWSLKWYAGLLDNSQLMGAVMRSLEIALYTAVTAVVLGTMAAFVLTRIPNFRGRTLFGGLVTAPLVMPEVITGLSLLLLFVAMAQLIGWPAQRGIATIWIAHTTFCSAYVAVVVMARLRELDQSIEEAAMDLGARPWKVFFLITMPMIAPSLAAGGMLSFALSLDDLVLASFVSGPGSTTLPMEIFSAVRLGVKPEINAVASLILLVVSLATFIAWYLSRRAEKRRVRAMRQAMDEGANQSWTPTIDKAIATPPSAHS, encoded by the coding sequence ATGAAGCGCTACAGTTTCTCCAATCTGATCCTGGTGCTTGGGCTGCTGTTTATTTACCTGCCGATGGTGCTGCTGGTCATCTACTCGTTCAACGCCTCGCGGCTGGTGACGGTCTGGGGTGGCTGGTCGCTGAAGTGGTATGCCGGCCTGCTGGATAACAGTCAGCTCATGGGCGCGGTGATGCGTTCTCTGGAAATCGCGCTCTATACGGCGGTGACAGCGGTTGTACTGGGAACCATGGCGGCGTTCGTGCTGACCCGGATCCCCAACTTCCGTGGACGCACCCTGTTCGGCGGCCTGGTAACGGCGCCGCTGGTCATGCCGGAAGTCATCACCGGCTTGTCGCTGCTGCTGTTGTTCGTGGCGATGGCCCAGCTGATCGGCTGGCCGGCGCAGCGTGGCATCGCGACCATCTGGATTGCGCACACCACGTTCTGCTCGGCTTACGTCGCGGTGGTGGTGATGGCGCGGTTGCGTGAGCTCGACCAGTCCATTGAGGAAGCCGCGATGGACCTGGGGGCGCGGCCCTGGAAAGTGTTCTTCCTGATTACGATGCCGATGATCGCGCCCTCGCTGGCCGCAGGCGGGATGCTCTCGTTCGCACTGTCGTTGGACGATCTCGTGCTGGCCAGCTTTGTCTCCGGCCCCGGTTCGACCACGTTGCCGATGGAGATTTTCTCGGCCGTCAGGCTGGGTGTGAAACCTGAGATCAATGCGGTAGCGAGCTTGATATTGCTGGTTGTGTCGCTGGCGACGTTTATCGCTTGGTACCTCAGCCGTCGTGCCGAGAAGCGCCGCGTGCGCGCGATGCGGCAGGCGATGGACGAGGGTGCGAATCAGAGCTGGACCCCGACGATCGACAAAGCAATTGCGACGCCGCCATCAGCGCATAGCTGA
- a CDS encoding ABC transporter permease subunit, with translation MNTGRRLVIGVPFLWLMLFFLLPFAIVLKISFSEADVAIPPYTDIFAYADQQLQVLINLGNYIFLSEDDLYWAAYAGSLKIAFFSTLLCLLVGYPMAYAIARARKDLQTVLLLLIMMPTWTAILIRVYAWMGILSSNGILNSVLLNLGLIDTPLQILNTDLAVYIGVVYSYLPFMILPLYANLVKHDLSLLEAASDLGASNLSAFWKITVPLSKNGIIAGCMLVFIPVVGEFVIPELLGGPETLMIGKVLWQEFFNNRDWPVASALAVVMLAILLVPIILFNRNQTKELEGKL, from the coding sequence TTGAATACCGGACGCCGGCTGGTCATCGGCGTGCCGTTCCTCTGGCTGATGCTGTTCTTCCTGCTGCCGTTTGCCATCGTGCTGAAGATCAGCTTTTCCGAAGCCGACGTGGCGATTCCGCCTTATACGGATATCTTCGCCTACGCCGACCAGCAGCTTCAGGTGTTGATCAATCTCGGCAACTACATCTTCCTCAGCGAAGACGACCTCTATTGGGCCGCGTATGCGGGCTCGTTGAAAATCGCGTTCTTCAGCACGCTCCTGTGCTTGCTGGTTGGTTACCCCATGGCATATGCCATCGCACGGGCTCGCAAGGATCTGCAGACGGTGTTGCTGTTGTTGATCATGATGCCGACCTGGACGGCCATCCTGATTCGCGTCTATGCCTGGATGGGCATTCTCAGCAGTAACGGCATACTCAACAGCGTGCTGCTGAACCTGGGGCTGATCGACACCCCGCTGCAAATCCTGAACACCGATCTGGCCGTCTATATCGGCGTGGTCTATTCGTACCTGCCGTTCATGATCCTGCCGCTGTACGCCAACCTGGTGAAGCACGATCTGAGCCTGCTCGAAGCGGCATCCGATCTCGGCGCCAGCAACCTCAGCGCGTTCTGGAAGATCACCGTACCGTTGTCGAAGAACGGCATCATTGCCGGCTGCATGCTCGTGTTTATTCCCGTGGTAGGCGAATTCGTAATTCCCGAACTGCTCGGTGGCCCGGAGACGCTGATGATCGGCAAGGTGCTCTGGCAGGAGTTCTTCAATAACCGCGATTGGCCGGTGGCCTCGGCCCTGGCGGTAGTCATGCTCGCGATCCTCCTGGTACCGATCATCCTGTTCAACCGCAACCAGACCAAGGAACTGGAGGGCAAGCTATGA
- a CDS encoding polyamine ABC transporter substrate-binding protein, producing the protein MPSTLKSLLLAAAVSGAASAQAATVHIYNWSDYIGETTLEEFEKETGIKPVYDVFDSNETLEGKLLAGRTGYDVVVPSNHFLGKQIRAGAFQKLDKSKLPNWENLDPALLKQLEKNDPGNAYAAPYLWGTNGIGYNVEKVTAALGIEKVDSWAVLFEPENAKKLAGCGIALLDSADEMIPAVLNYLGLDPNSTDPDDYAKAEAKLLEIRPYVRYFHSSKYVSDLANGNICIAAGFSGDVFQAAARADEAGKGIEIAYSIPKEGGNLWFDMLAIPADAQNVDEAHAFINYLLDPQVIATVSDYVGYANPNTKADTLMDQEVRNDPSIYPPQAVLDRLYVSAELPQKIMRLMTRTWTKVKSGQ; encoded by the coding sequence ATGCCTTCGACATTGAAGTCGCTTCTTCTCGCCGCTGCGGTCAGCGGTGCTGCATCCGCCCAGGCTGCCACGGTGCATATCTACAACTGGTCCGACTACATCGGCGAAACCACGCTGGAAGAATTCGAGAAAGAGACGGGCATCAAGCCGGTCTATGACGTGTTCGATTCAAACGAAACCTTGGAGGGCAAACTGCTCGCCGGCCGCACGGGCTATGACGTGGTGGTGCCATCCAACCATTTCCTCGGCAAGCAGATTCGTGCCGGGGCGTTTCAGAAGCTAGACAAGAGCAAGCTGCCGAACTGGGAAAACCTTGACCCGGCGCTACTCAAGCAGCTGGAGAAGAACGATCCGGGCAATGCCTACGCTGCACCTTACCTCTGGGGCACTAACGGCATCGGGTACAACGTTGAAAAAGTGACCGCTGCGCTGGGCATCGAGAAGGTCGATTCCTGGGCCGTGCTGTTCGAGCCGGAGAACGCGAAGAAGCTCGCTGGCTGTGGCATCGCCCTGCTGGATTCGGCGGACGAGATGATCCCCGCCGTGCTCAATTACCTCGGTCTGGATCCCAATAGCACCGATCCAGACGATTACGCCAAGGCCGAAGCCAAGCTGCTCGAGATCCGGCCGTATGTGCGCTACTTCCATTCATCCAAGTACGTGTCTGATTTGGCCAACGGCAACATCTGCATCGCCGCCGGCTTCTCGGGCGATGTGTTCCAGGCGGCGGCGCGTGCCGACGAGGCGGGCAAGGGGATCGAGATCGCCTATTCGATTCCAAAGGAAGGCGGCAACCTGTGGTTCGACATGCTGGCCATTCCCGCTGATGCGCAGAATGTCGATGAGGCCCATGCGTTCATCAACTACTTGCTGGACCCCCAGGTTATCGCGACGGTCAGTGACTACGTGGGTTATGCCAACCCCAATACCAAGGCTGACACGCTGATGGACCAAGAAGTGCGGAACGACCCCTCGATCTACCCACCGCAGGCCGTGCTGGACCGCTTGTACGTCTCTGCGGAGTTGCCGCAAAAGATCATGCGTCTGATGACCCGTACCTGGACCAAGGTCAAGTCCGGCCAATAG
- the potA gene encoding polyamine ABC transporter ATP-binding protein, whose translation MAVASSAYKKALTGESQNKQVLLKIDRVTKKFDETVAVDDVSLSIHQGEIFALLGGSGSGKSTLLRMLAGFERPTEGRIFLDGQDITDMPPYERPINMMFQSYALFPHMTVEQNIAFGLKQDGLPKDEVQARVKEMLGLVQMSQYAKRKPHQLSGGQRQRVALARSLAKRPKLLLLDEPMGALDKKLRSQMQLELVQIIERVGVTCVMVTHDQEEAMTMAERIAIMHLGWIAQVGSPMDIYETPASRLVCEFIGNVNLFDGELIEDMGDHAVIASPGLENPIYVGHGISTRAQDKHITYAIRPEKLLIGTELPELERPGYNWAKGVVHDIAYLGGHSVYYIKLPSGGVLQAFMANAERHVKLPTWEEEVYVYWWDDSGVVLQA comes from the coding sequence ATGGCCGTTGCCTCCAGCGCCTACAAAAAGGCCCTCACCGGTGAGAGCCAGAACAAACAGGTGCTGCTGAAGATCGACCGCGTCACCAAGAAGTTCGATGAAACGGTGGCGGTCGATGATGTCTCCCTGAGCATTCATCAGGGCGAGATCTTTGCCCTGCTGGGCGGTTCGGGTTCTGGCAAATCGACCCTGCTGCGGATGCTGGCGGGTTTCGAACGGCCCACCGAGGGGCGGATATTTCTCGACGGTCAGGACATCACCGATATGCCGCCCTACGAGCGGCCGATCAACATGATGTTCCAGTCCTACGCGCTGTTTCCGCACATGACCGTAGAGCAGAACATCGCCTTCGGCCTCAAGCAGGACGGCCTGCCAAAGGACGAAGTGCAGGCGCGTGTCAAAGAGATGCTCGGCCTGGTGCAGATGAGTCAGTACGCCAAGCGAAAGCCGCATCAGCTGTCCGGCGGCCAGCGTCAGCGCGTGGCCTTGGCGCGTTCGCTGGCCAAGCGACCGAAGCTGTTGCTGCTCGACGAGCCCATGGGCGCTCTGGACAAAAAGCTGCGCTCGCAGATGCAGCTCGAGCTGGTGCAAATCATCGAGCGCGTCGGCGTGACCTGCGTGATGGTGACCCACGACCAGGAAGAGGCCATGACCATGGCCGAACGCATCGCCATCATGCATCTGGGCTGGATCGCCCAGGTGGGCAGCCCGATGGATATCTATGAGACCCCGGCGAGCCGCCTGGTCTGCGAGTTCATCGGCAACGTTAATTTGTTCGACGGTGAGCTGATTGAAGACATGGGCGATCACGCGGTGATTGCCAGCCCTGGCCTGGAAAATCCGATCTACGTCGGCCACGGCATCAGCACGCGCGCTCAGGACAAGCACATCACCTATGCCATTCGGCCCGAGAAACTGTTGATCGGCACCGAGTTACCGGAACTGGAGCGGCCCGGCTACAACTGGGCCAAGGGCGTCGTGCATGACATCGCCTATCTGGGCGGCCATTCGGTTTACTACATCAAGTTGCCGTCCGGTGGTGTGCTGCAGGCGTTCATGGCGAACGCCGAGCGTCACGTGAAGCTGCCGACCTGGGAGGAAGAGGTGTACGTCTACTGGTGGGATGACAGCGGCGTGGTGCTGCAGGCATGA
- a CDS encoding polyamine ABC transporter substrate-binding protein: MKPFAKTLLAMTLAGAVAGAAQAEDKVLHVFNWSDYIAEDTLDNFTKETGIKVVYDVFDSNEVLEAKLLAGSSGYDVVVPSNPFLAKQIKAGVFQKLDKSKLPNWENLDKDLLKALQPSDPDNQYAVPYMWGTIGIGYNPEKVKAVLGEDAPVDSWDLVFKPENMEKLKACGVSFLDSPTEILPAALHYLGYKPDTTKSDELKKAEELFMQIRPNVAYFHSSKYISDLANGNVCVAIGYSGDIYQAKARAEEAGGKVKVSYNIPKEGAGTFFDMLAVPADAKNVDSAHVFLNYLMKPEVMASITDYVQFPNGNAAATPLVDEAIRTDPGIYPSQAVLQKLYTFPDLDSKTQRTMTRSWTKIKSGR, encoded by the coding sequence ATGAAACCCTTTGCCAAAACACTACTTGCGATGACGCTGGCCGGCGCGGTTGCTGGCGCTGCGCAGGCCGAAGACAAGGTTCTTCACGTTTTCAACTGGTCGGACTACATCGCCGAAGACACCCTGGACAACTTCACCAAGGAAACCGGCATCAAGGTGGTCTACGACGTTTTCGACAGCAACGAAGTGCTGGAAGCCAAGCTGCTGGCCGGCAGCTCCGGTTATGACGTGGTGGTGCCGTCCAACCCCTTCCTCGCCAAGCAGATCAAGGCGGGCGTATTCCAGAAACTCGACAAGAGCAAGCTGCCGAACTGGGAGAATCTCGACAAGGATCTGCTCAAAGCGCTGCAACCCAGCGATCCGGACAACCAGTACGCCGTGCCCTACATGTGGGGCACCATTGGCATCGGCTACAACCCTGAAAAGGTCAAGGCAGTGCTGGGTGAGGACGCCCCGGTTGATTCCTGGGATCTGGTGTTCAAGCCCGAAAACATGGAGAAGCTGAAGGCCTGCGGCGTCTCGTTCCTCGATTCGCCGACCGAGATCCTGCCAGCAGCGCTGCACTATCTCGGCTACAAGCCAGACACCACTAAAAGCGACGAGCTGAAGAAGGCGGAAGAGCTGTTCATGCAGATCCGTCCGAACGTTGCCTACTTCCATTCCTCGAAATACATCTCGGACCTGGCCAACGGCAACGTCTGCGTCGCTATCGGTTATTCCGGCGACATCTACCAGGCCAAAGCGCGCGCGGAAGAAGCGGGCGGCAAGGTCAAGGTCAGCTACAACATTCCCAAGGAAGGTGCCGGCACCTTCTTCGACATGCTGGCCGTGCCGGCCGATGCTAAGAATGTCGACAGCGCTCACGTGTTCCTGAACTACCTGATGAAGCCAGAGGTAATGGCCTCGATCACCGACTATGTTCAGTTCCCCAACGGCAATGCGGCGGCCACCCCGCTGGTCGATGAAGCGATTCGCACCGACCCGGGCATCTACCCGAGCCAGGCCGTGCTGCAAAAGCTCTACACCTTCCCGGATCTTGATTCGAAGACCCAACGGACCATGACCCGCAGCTGGACCAAGATCAAATCCGGTCGCTGA